The DNA sequence ATCATCCACCCAATTAGTGACATGGCCACGTTcttgttcgactatcatgttatgcatgatgatgcacgcatacatgacgtCGGCGATGACGTCCTTGTACCAGAAACGCACCGGACCTTTCACGATTGCCcaccgcgattggagcacTCCCAAATGCCCGCTCCATATCCTTCCGCGCGGACTCCTGCTTTGCCGCAAACAAGACTTTCCTCTACCAATTGGGCAGGTGATCGTCTTCAAAAAAACAGGACACCTAGGGTGTATGCCATCGGCcaagtagtaccccatatgatgTGTGCGGCCGTTGACAGTGAACTCGAATGGCCGGACCGCGACCCCTGCACTGATCGGCGAATAGGgtggacgagttgaggacgttgatgttgttgttcgacccggctacaccAAAGTAGGCATGTCAGATCCAGAGGCGGTGGTCAGCGACGGCTTCTAGGATCATCATAGGGTGGCTGCCCTTGTAGCCGCTAGTAAATTGGTCTCTCCAGGCCATcgggcagttcttccactgccGGTGCATACAGTCGATGCTCCCTAGCATCCCAGGGAAGCCGTGCACCGTCTCGTGGATCCGCATTAGGCTCTGGCATCGTCAGCCAGTCGGGCGTCGCAAATATGTGTCGCCCAAAGTCTCCACAACTAACTTACAAAAAGTCTTGAGACATTCGCGGCCAGTTGTATCCCCGACGTtaaggtactcgtcgaacatatccgcTGTTgtgccgtaggccaactggcggatcgcaaccgtgcacttctGCAACGGCATAAGTCCGGGTCTGCCGATCCCGTCTTCCCGATACTGGAAGTACTCATCACGTCCCTCCAACGTGTGCACAATGCGGAGAAAAAGATCTCGGCTCATTCTAAAACGGCGGTGAAAAACATTCGGGCCCCACCTTGGATTCTCGGCAAAATAATTTGCGAACAGACGTTCGTGCGCTACGTCATGCTCGCCGGGGACAAACGTCCGACGTCGTATCGGGCGAGGGACCCGCGCCTCCGCCGCCTGCTCCCGCTGCATTTGTGCCAAGCATTCCGCCTTGGCTTCATTAACGGCATCGAACAAGGCTCGAGTCAAGGCCCGTCTGCAGCCATCCGATGTACTCAAATCGTAGTcgtcgggattcatttttgagttgataagagaaaataattgaagagaaattgaagagatgtgaaattggagtgtgtgaaatggtagTGAATAGTAAtgtttaaataagaatttttttttgaaaaaattcaaaaaaaaatcggaaaTGCGTGCCCATCGTCCGCGtcgtccacagtggcggacgatgcgacggacgatgggtatcctccgcgcatcgtccgcggacgatctatcgggcgcggacgatggttaacccatcgtccgcgatgctgtccgtcgcatcgtccgccctATTGCGGATGCCCTTATTAATGACTACGGAGAAAATTTTTGGCCCACCACTGTTAATAGCTGTGGGAGGGAATCGCTCGAGACTTGTAGCATCACCAAAAGCATATTGGCAATAgcgaaaacaaaaaaatggtaaagagacgaAGAATTAAAGGATGAATGACAAAGTTAAGCTAGCGGAAGATAAGTTGTGTGAGGGATAGAGATGTTGCTCTACACTAGCATCACCAAAAAAGCATATTGGCAATAGCGAGTAAGAAAAAGATTAAGATGCAGGGAATTAAATGATGATTTCATCACCAAAAGCATGTCGGCAATAGCAAAGAAAAATACTTAAGATGCAAGGAATTAAAGGATACTTCCTCCATCATTATTAGAAGTTTCATTTCATTGTGGCacaggttttaaaaaatattaagaaaagtgggtggaaaacagttagtggaataaggtcccacttatatatattactccatctgttctACAAAAGACATCACACTTGTGGGAtaacaagattttaggaggttttgttttgtgtgttagatggagagagaaaatacaatttttatattaatgcgAGAGAGAACtttattcaaaaatggaaatgtgacttttttgtgggacaaactaaaaaggaaagtgtgacatcttttgtgggacggcgGAAGTACTTTTAAATggatgtgagtggaatgagttagtggaaggtaggaccctattaccatttatggtaaaagtgaaacgGGACTTCTATTTGCGaatggactaaaatggaaaaacgagacttgTATTCAcggacaaaataaaaatggaaaaacgggaggGAGTAATTGAGAAAAGCTAGCTGAAGATAAATCGTAAAGAGTAATAGATTGAAACAAGCAAAAATTACCAGACTCCGTCAATAATCAATCTATAACTCTATTCAAATTGTGATGCTcttcttagagcatctccggtGGCGGaatcccactaggacttccactagaacttcccacaaaaattttctgccacgtcatcactaggacttcccgcaataaaattaaattcacaattattcaatttacggaattaaaatttcgacacgaatacgaacgGGGAAATgcgaatatttcattaaaaaaaacatacattattcgaaaaaaaaaatttacatagtcaataaaaaaaaattaaccacaTCAACGTCCATTCCTCCGCGTCCAAacctcttcgatgatatcctcCTGAAGTCGAATATGGGCATCTCTTTGCTgcatgtcggcaaatgcgCGCAGCCGCTTAACCTCTCCATGAGATACCCCCATGTTCACATTCGTGCTGGCcatgttaggtttggtatactgaaaaacatgtttcgagcaagtttcgtgcgaatagaatcttgcttgtatacgtaaaactctacaatccacttttaacccgattcaagaaggatttcttctgtcttctttattcgagtcctagtattttgataagatcagcccacccctgatatcgagatacagttcgggaaccagaaagaagatccgtggtctagtattgaagatcatcgtggagaaggcgcgagcaatcgacgattctttggagaatcaaatcggtaactctaaaccgtagaattcatgtttaggatttactttctatgaacatgaattatttgcgttctagcatgcaattatctgtttaacatgtgaattgattaatcgcataatcggtcaaatagatccgtatctgatttatttattttgtacaagtcttccactgtgcaaggggcaccaaaccccatcaaggccacgccgtggcttggaccaGCACCCGCATCATCTTCGTTGGTCCACTGAGTCAGTTCGTCACCTTCactttcgacaatcatgttgtgcaaaatgatacatgcgtacatgatgtcgccgaTGTTGGGAATATACCAAATCCGTGAAGGACCCTTCACCATCGCCTATCGactctggagcacaccaaatgcccgCTCAACATCCTTGCACGCTGCCTCCTGACGGCTCGCAAAGTAGGACTTCTTTTGTCCGATCGGATGtttgatcgtcttcacaaagacgggccagtttgggtatatcccatccgccaaatagtatcccatATTGTGttggttgccgttggcgacgAAACCGATGGCGGGACCAACGCCATTGCACTGATCGTTGAACATGGGCGACGACCgggaggacgttgatgtcgttgttcaaCCCGGCgactccaaaataagcatgccatatccacagccggtagtcAGCTACAACTTCAAGGATCATCATGGGATGCTTGGCTTTGAAGCCGGAAGTGTGCATCCCCTTCCAGGCGGTGGagcagttcttccactcccaatgcatacaatctatgccgCCCAACATCCCAGGAAACCCGTGCACCGACCCGTGCATATTTATCAGCTGGCTGGCAGTCTTCGGGGCTCAGACTCCGAAGATAGCGATCCCCGAATATCGCTCTAACGCCCGCGCAAAAATTCCGTAGACACTCGATGGCCGACGACTCGccaatgtggaggtactcgtcgaacatgtcggtCGGGCCTCCGTATGCAGTTGCCTGATTGCGGCAAAGTGCACTTCTGTAAGGGCGTGTGTCCGGGTTTGCCAGCCGCATCCTCCCTGATCCCGAAATACTCGTATCTTTTCTCTAAAACACCAATGATATGCATAAACagcggacgatgcatcctaaaacgcGTCGGAATAAGGCATCCCCAAAACGCGGCTGCGGAGCGAAGTAGTCCTGATACAACCGAATATGTGCAACAATGTGGTTCCGGGgtacatgatgtcgccgaTGGATCGGCCGAGGTACCGCCGCCTGCTGCCGCCGCAGCTGCCTCTGCCGTAGCAATCGATCAATCGCCCCTTCCACAGCGACATGCAATTCATTCTcactatcactatcactagcgcCTCCGCCACTACCACCGCCACGACTACTTGCCATTCTAGA is a window from the Salvia hispanica cultivar TCC Black 2014 chromosome 1, UniMelb_Shisp_WGS_1.0, whole genome shotgun sequence genome containing:
- the LOC125193396 gene encoding uncharacterized protein LOC125193396, yielding MNPDDYDLSTSDGCRRALTRALFDAVNEAKAECLAQMQREQAAEARVPRPIRRRTFVPGEHDVAHERLFANYFAENPRWGPNVFHRRFRMSRDLFLRIVHTLEGRDEYFQYREDGIGRPGLMPLQKCTVAIRQLAYGTTADMFDEYLNVGDTTGRECLKTFWVAVRPFEFTVNGRTHHMGYYLADGIHPRCPVFLKTITCPIGRGKSCLRQSRSPRGRIWSGHLGVLQSRWAIVKGPVRFWYKDVIADVMYACIIMHNMIVEQERGHVTNWVDDEAGSSSSTATSPVTRGLPTGFGAVLQRQASMRNQQDHTQLMTDMIEEVWTRNRRR